One window of the Tetragenococcus koreensis genome contains the following:
- a CDS encoding SatD family protein, whose product MVNDVTRYPYIAIIGDIKDSRKLKQRKASQLRFNEVLGWLNQTYQEDLAAKFTISMGDSFQGLLKDKNHLISMLFELELNLAPMELRMGIGLGDVETEINSDNSLLNDGSCYHRARAMIELIEKSEKQYAQSSSNILLAAGSQDPHYEKLINTIFALETALKTKWTERQKEIIRIYLANGKNQYRTAKVLDIGQSSVNKALNSTDFYTFSHSLSTIQDTINQL is encoded by the coding sequence GTGGTTAATGATGTAACACGCTATCCTTATATAGCTATTATAGGTGATATTAAAGATTCAAGAAAATTGAAACAACGCAAAGCAAGTCAACTCCGTTTTAATGAGGTTTTAGGTTGGTTGAACCAAACCTACCAAGAAGATTTAGCAGCGAAATTTACCATTAGTATGGGAGATTCTTTCCAAGGCTTATTAAAAGATAAGAACCATTTAATAAGTATGCTTTTTGAGCTCGAGTTAAATTTGGCGCCGATGGAGCTGCGTATGGGAATTGGCTTGGGAGATGTGGAAACTGAAATTAACTCGGACAATTCCTTGTTAAATGATGGTTCTTGTTATCATCGGGCTCGTGCAATGATTGAATTAATCGAAAAAAGTGAGAAGCAATATGCGCAGAGTAGCTCAAATATTTTATTGGCTGCTGGTAGTCAGGACCCTCACTACGAGAAATTGATCAATACTATTTTTGCTTTAGAGACAGCATTAAAAACTAAATGGACCGAAAGGCAAAAAGAAATTATTCGAATTTATTTAGCCAATGGAAAAAATCAATATAGGACGGCTAAAGTACTAGATATTGGACAATCTAGTGTGAATAAAGCGCTCAATAGTACTGATTTTTATACTTTTAGTCATTCATTGAGCACTATCCAAGATACGATCAATCAATTATAG
- a CDS encoding DUF3307 domain-containing protein: MPQILFLHFFIGHILADYYFQTSAIAQKKENSFNYLLLHCLIYLLTMVAVILPLFNWQLAQWALFIAAIHFVIDSCKALLVRRFKLSDLQNVLFYFTDQFLHILTILFAVACVVLTKIDIAYLSSLLNLFNIFHIDPKQVLSWVVVLLLIIQPSSITIRKVLDHFDPKTADDGIANAGALIGAFERLLILLMLYANQYAAIGFVLTAKSIARYNKIAEEPKFAEYYLLGTLLSSLLVILSFTIIF; encoded by the coding sequence ATGCCACAAATTTTATTTTTACACTTTTTTATCGGGCATATTTTAGCTGATTATTATTTTCAAACTTCAGCTATCGCCCAGAAAAAGGAAAACTCTTTTAACTACTTATTGCTCCATTGTCTCATTTATTTACTAACCATGGTTGCGGTTATTTTGCCTTTATTTAACTGGCAGTTAGCCCAATGGGCGCTGTTTATCGCAGCCATACATTTTGTTATTGATTCCTGTAAAGCGTTGCTAGTTAGGCGTTTTAAGCTTAGCGATTTACAAAATGTATTATTTTATTTCACGGATCAATTCTTGCATATTTTGACGATTTTATTTGCGGTAGCTTGTGTTGTGTTAACAAAAATAGATATTGCTTATTTGTCGTCTTTGCTAAATTTGTTTAATATTTTCCATATTGATCCTAAGCAAGTGCTGTCTTGGGTAGTTGTGCTACTTTTGATAATCCAACCAAGTAGTATTACCATTAGAAAAGTGCTGGATCATTTTGATCCAAAAACGGCAGACGATGGTATTGCCAATGCAGGAGCGCTAATTGGTGCTTTTGAGCGTTTGCTTATTTTGCTTATGTTATATGCTAATCAATATGCAGCAATTGGATTTGTGCTTACTGCTAAGTCAATTGCGCGTTACAATAAAATAGCAGAAGAACCGAAATTTGCCGAGTATTATTTATTAGGGACTTTGTTAAGCTCGCTGTTAGTTATTTTAAGTTTCACTATTATTTTTTAG
- a CDS encoding carboxypeptidase M32 produces MKEQEFLAELKEMDLIQQALGVLEWDTQTGMPEDASDYRGEVSSYLYGKYFAKKVGPKMAEVLAYFSQHIEELSEVGKASLTLVKEEYDREQAVPNDLMVEYSKATSKAHHAWQKARQKKDFALFYDALKENVRLTKELISYWKKDEKTDYDVLLNLYEPNMTTEVLDDVFSTVRDGIIALREKIADEGVKPRTDFLNRKMTKEQQRKFVIKVVQDLGFDLNRGRIDDTTHPFATGINHRDVRLTNRWNETDFSMGIFGLIHEAGHGVYEQNISEKFEHTPVHEGASMGIHESQSLFNELVIGSRKSFWQKQYPFLQECAQGTFDDIPFTDFYASLKQTQASLIRIEADSLTYILHIIIRYEIEKMIFNDEVSVDELPQIWNDKYEKYLGIRPTNDLEGILQDVHWSAAEFGYFPSYALGYMYACQLYYAMKKVIDVDQVLSSDDYSPIREWLTQNIHQYGASKKPNQLIYDATGEALNPQYLLKYLQEIYFDVYQINE; encoded by the coding sequence ATGAAAGAACAAGAATTTTTAGCAGAATTAAAAGAAATGGATTTGATACAGCAAGCACTAGGTGTTTTAGAGTGGGACACCCAGACTGGCATGCCTGAAGATGCCAGTGACTATCGCGGTGAAGTTTCTAGTTATTTATATGGAAAATATTTTGCAAAAAAAGTGGGACCTAAAATGGCCGAAGTACTTGCTTACTTCTCACAACATATAGAAGAACTTTCTGAGGTAGGAAAGGCTTCTTTAACGCTTGTCAAAGAAGAATATGATAGGGAACAAGCTGTTCCTAATGACTTGATGGTTGAATATAGCAAAGCAACCTCAAAGGCGCATCATGCTTGGCAAAAAGCGCGCCAAAAGAAAGATTTTGCTTTGTTTTATGATGCTTTAAAAGAAAATGTTCGACTGACCAAAGAACTAATCTCCTATTGGAAAAAAGATGAAAAAACAGATTATGATGTGTTACTAAATCTTTATGAACCGAACATGACGACTGAAGTGTTAGATGACGTATTTTCAACAGTTCGTGATGGTATTATTGCATTACGAGAAAAAATTGCAGATGAGGGTGTGAAACCTAGAACAGATTTTCTAAATCGTAAAATGACAAAAGAACAACAACGCAAATTTGTTATAAAGGTTGTGCAAGACCTTGGTTTCGATCTGAATCGAGGACGGATTGATGATACAACACATCCTTTTGCTACCGGTATTAATCATCGCGATGTACGTTTAACCAATCGCTGGAATGAAACGGATTTTTCCATGGGTATATTTGGATTAATCCATGAAGCAGGCCATGGTGTTTATGAACAAAATATTTCGGAAAAATTTGAACACACGCCTGTGCATGAAGGAGCTTCTATGGGAATTCATGAGTCACAATCATTATTTAATGAACTTGTGATTGGCAGTCGCAAATCTTTCTGGCAAAAACAATATCCTTTCTTGCAAGAATGTGCGCAAGGAACCTTTGATGATATTCCTTTTACCGACTTTTATGCTTCTCTCAAACAGACACAAGCAAGCTTGATCCGGATTGAAGCTGATAGCCTTACTTATATTTTGCATATTATTATCCGGTATGAAATTGAAAAGATGATCTTTAATGACGAAGTTAGCGTAGATGAGTTACCGCAAATTTGGAATGATAAGTATGAAAAATATTTAGGCATTCGTCCTACCAACGATTTGGAAGGCATTTTACAAGACGTTCATTGGTCGGCAGCAGAGTTTGGTTATTTTCCATCCTATGCATTAGGGTATATGTATGCTTGCCAACTTTATTACGCGATGAAAAAAGTAATTGATGTGGATCAAGTGCTAAGCTCAGATGATTATTCACCAATTAGAGAATGGTTAACTCAAAATATTCATCAATATGGGGCTTCTAAGAAACCTAATCAATTAATCTATGACGCTACTGGGGAAGCTTTAAACCCGCAATATTTATTGAAATATTTACAGGAAATCTATTTTGACGTTTATCAAATAAATGAGTAG
- a CDS encoding HD domain-containing protein → MEKIKYIISYVQEILKDEQTGHDFDHASRTATLAETIIKEDRLQVNHFIVAASAYLHDVIDDKVTSDPDRAQQKLQLFLQKIDCTWTEIEAILTIIQNLSFSSEMFAKTKVLSLEGKIVQDADRLEALGAGGILRAAYFSGAHGEALYDESKVPQHFHNKEEYRQPTTMVNHFYEKLFLLPDMMNTDYGKKEGRRRRTFMQEFLQEFYKEW, encoded by the coding sequence ATGGAAAAAATAAAATATATCATCTCATACGTTCAAGAAATTTTGAAAGATGAACAGACTGGACATGACTTTGATCATGCAAGTAGAACGGCTACTTTGGCAGAAACAATCATCAAAGAAGATCGCTTACAAGTAAATCATTTCATTGTTGCAGCAAGTGCTTATTTACATGATGTTATTGATGACAAAGTAACGTCAGATCCAGACAGAGCACAGCAAAAATTACAGCTTTTCTTACAGAAAATTGATTGTACTTGGACAGAAATTGAAGCTATTTTAACAATTATTCAAAATTTATCGTTTTCTAGTGAAATGTTTGCAAAGACAAAAGTACTTTCTTTGGAAGGAAAGATCGTACAAGATGCCGATCGCTTGGAAGCGCTAGGCGCAGGAGGAATTTTACGGGCTGCTTATTTTAGTGGCGCTCATGGTGAAGCACTTTATGATGAAAGTAAAGTGCCACAACATTTCCATAATAAAGAAGAATATAGACAACCTACGACGATGGTCAATCACTTTTATGAAAAGTTGTTTTTACTCCCAGACATGATGAATACTGATTACGGAAAAAAAGAAGGGAGACGCCGGAGAACGTTTATGCAAGAATTTTTACAAGAATTCTACAAAGAATGGTAA